In Aedes albopictus strain Foshan chromosome 3, AalbF5, whole genome shotgun sequence, the following are encoded in one genomic region:
- the LOC134292179 gene encoding uncharacterized protein LOC134292179, with the protein MTDSINVLISKFNNFSTEFTEGFSSVNLLFIIDELTQQIKTIGEAIILARFSIPSIRLIGLTELTVAQNFLKDQGLNIATAKSVLEIARAYVVTTKDSIKYILRVPKVTNEIYTLYQVEAAISNGTRVHLDTNFYLNGTAPYSTKSVSDSYADQFICQSSQLESPSKCVQKFMGGSSAHCPMEKVCSRNIVKRINDGKIIVQDADIMLKSNCSLHRNKLEGSYLIQFSECTILLDGERFININVDIPGKTFIPTTGLKVNFTNVIDRIPPEHLQILHMMHREHIQHLNVTSESIQGRIHLLHWLSFGSISVTTLAIIGVALDCIIRTLLTRKASATINQNQHETITEAKETSSDKSTQKMSVSYPTRQPRFIPQ; encoded by the coding sequence ATGACAGATAGTATAAATGTGCTCATTTCAAAGTTCAACAACTTTTCAACGGAGTTCACCGAGGGTTTTTCATCGGTCAATCTACTTTTCATCATTGACGAGCTCACTCAACAAATAAAAACAATCGGCGAAGCCATAATCTTAGCCCGATTTAGCATCCCCAGCATCCGATTGATTGGCCTCACTGAACTGACGGTTGcccaaaattttctgaaagatcaAGGACTCAATATAGCCACAGCGAAAAGTGTACTAGAAATCGCTCGAGCATATGTGGTAACcaccaaggattccatcaagtaCATTCTGAGGGTACCCAAAGTAACAAACGAAATCTACACTCTTTACCAAGTCGAAGCAGCTATATCCAATGGAACTCGAGTTCATCTAGACACCAATTTCTATTTAAATGGAACCGCTCCTTATTCTACAAAATCTGTTAGTGACTCATATGCAGATCAGTTTATCTGCCAATCTTCGCAGCTTGAGTCTCCATCAAAGTGTGTCCAAAAATTTATGGGCGGCTCTTCAGCTCATTGCCCGATGGAGAAAGTCTGTAGCAGAAACATTGTCAAACGGATCAACGATGGAAAAATAATTGTGCAGGATGCCGACATTATGCTAAAGTCGAACTGTAGTCTGCATCGCAACAAACTGGAAGGTTCCTATCTTATCCAGTTTTCAGAATGTACAATACTATTAGACGGCGAACGTTTCATCAACATTAACGTGGATATCCCAGGCAAAACTTTTATCCCAACCACGGGATTAAAGGTAAATTTTACTAACGTAATAGATCGCATACCTCCGGAGCATTTACAGATTCTTCATATGATGCATCGAGAACATATTCAGCACCTGAATGTTACCAGTGAAAGCATTCAAGGAAGGATTCATTTACTGCACTGGTTATCTTTCGGATCGATATCGGTAACAACCCTAGCAATAATTGGAGTCGCGCTAGATTGCATCATCAGGACGTTATTGACAAGGAAAGCATCAGCTACGATTAACCAAAATCAGCATGAGACGATTACCGAGGCTAAGGAAACATCATCTGACAAGTCAACACAAAAGATGAGCGTGAGCTACCCAACAAGACAACCCAGGTTCATTCCACAGTAG